The Alteribacter keqinensis DNA segment TGATCTTTTCAACCAGCGTTTGAAGTTCAGGGTTCATCCCTTTAACCGCTTCGCCTTCAAAGACCGTTACAGGTACTCCCATAATGCCGAACCCTTCTACTTCTTTTTGATACTCACGGCTGCTCATCACATCACGCACTTCAAAATCAATGTTGTTTTCCTTGAGCATTTGCTTGACGATGTCACATTCCACACAGTTTTGCGTTGAATAAACGATCACTTGAGACATGATTATCACTCCGTTATGTTTACTTTCTTCCATTGTAAAGGCATGGATATACTTTGTCCAAGGTCTTTCCACCTTCTAATTGACAGCCTCTCTTCCTTCCGGTTAAATTACAGATGTAAGGAAGTGACGAACGTGAATCAGATTGATGAAGGGAAGCAGCACCACCGTATGCGGGAATGGAAAAAAGCCATTGCGTGCTACGAAACATACATAAAAGAATCTAAAGGTACCGCTCCTGATCAGGTGTTTCAACTCCTGGCACGGGCACTGCGTTTTAACGGACACCCGAAAAGGTCCCTTACTGTTATTCAACAGGGGTTAAACCAGTTTCCGGAAAGCGAAACTCTCTTAGTGGAGCTGCACCAGCATTATGACTTTACCGCTGAATGGAAAAAAGCAAAATCAGTTGCAAAGAAACTGGTGAAATCAGACCCCGGGAAACCTGATTACCTCTTTCGCATGGGACGGACCTACTCCTTTCTTGATGACTACTCCAAAGCAAGACAAACATATAAAAAGGCACTTGAACGAAAGCACCTTACATCCTTTTCTTCATTAATTGAAAAAATTGAGGACAGTTTTCCTGACTCGTCTTCTTCATACACATCCCATTACCGCTATGTAGACGGTATAAATAACTTTGGCGCTATTTTTCATGAAAATGCGCATCATCGCTATTTCACGAAAATTTCAAGCCTGACCGGGAAAAAGAACGGAGCTGCCAGGGAGGAGTCTTTTTATATGGAGGTGTGTTCCGATTTCCCTGAGCTTAAAGCGTTGGTGCCGGGTTTTGTGAACACCCGGCATCTTGACGGTCTCAGCTATCTGACGATTGAGATGATCAATGCCACCCCCAGCGATAAAAAGCATGCACAGCAGGCCGTGAGGGCTTCACACAAACTTACGCGTGTTTCCTATAACGATATCAAGCAGCTTGAACATCGCATTGAAGTGCTTGAAGAAGAACGGCGTTATATGAAAACGTTTGGATGATGTATTGAACAGCAGGTCCTGGAGACTTACCAGACCTATTCGGATTTTTACGGAAGGGTTCAAAAAGGAAGACTAAAAGCAAGGAGGGCTGTCTCACCCAAAGTGGAGACAGCCCTTCTTTCCACATCAAAAGGAGAATTTCCCTTTAACGCCAAACATCTAAAATAAAGCCTATCAGCGTAAATGTCACAACATGGTACCCGGCATTAATAAGAAAAAATTTTACCGGTTTTCGTTCAAACAAATAGGTAATACCCATAGCAGCCGCCACCCAGAAAAGCCCTGCCATAAATCCTGCCGAAGCTCCAATCGCCGCATTCCTCTCAGGACCAAGAAACACAACAAGCACCCAGGCAATGACAAAGGACAGCACAAAGGCTCACCCGAAAATAGCTCCCATGTCCCCCTTTCTTTACGGTTGGTTCTTATTACCTACTATCATTTATTCTTGAAAATGCAGTGATCATCTAGTAATTTAGCCCTTTGTTCCTGTCAGTCTGACTATTCGTTCTTAAAGAAACCTGATGGCTTGATTTTCCACCTCTGTTCATTTATGCTTCAAGTAGTTTCATATACAAGTTCCACTAGGGGTGCCCGGGCAAGGGCTGAGACAAGCATGGCTTGATCCCTTTGAACCTGATCTAGTTCATACTAGCGTAGGGAAGTGGTATCGCAGTACTTCAGCATGCCTATTTGCGATCCTCGCCCTTCTTATCTTTATGAGAAGGGCGTTTTTTTACCTCCTTCCTTACAACTGGAGCTTGTAAAATATAAAGGAGGGCATTATCGATGAGTTTTACAAAACAATTGCGAGAAGAAGCAGACCCGTTATTTCAAAAGGTTTACGAACATCCCTTCGTTCAGGGAATTCGTAACGAAACACTGGAAAAAGAACAGCTGATTCACTATGTAAAGCAAGATTATGAGTATTTAAATGCCATGATTCAGACAAGGGCGCTGACAATGGCGAAATGTACAACCCGAGAAGAGATGACGCTGCTAAACGAGGGCATCGGCTTTATCCTTAACGATGAAACCCATCCACACAATAATTTCTGTTCCGTGGCCGGTGTGTCATTTGAAGATCTTCAAGGGCAGCCATTAGCTCCCGTCGCCCACCACTACAGCCAGTTTATGATGCAGACAGCCAGTAACGGCACTTTGGGAGAGGCTTTGGCCGCAGCCCTTCCCTGCCCGTGGATTTACCTCGATATCGGTGAGCGGATGATCAAAGAAATCAATCATAACAAAAACCACCTTTTTTTTGACTGGATCGCCTTTTACGGAGCTCAGGAGATGCCCCGGATTAACCAGACAACCGAATGGCTCGATGAACTCGCTGAAAAAGCCGGTCACGAGGAGCGTGAGAAAATGCGCTCCCACTTCCTTACTGCCTGCCGCCTTGAATACATGTTTTTTGACATGGCCTATCACAAACACGATTGGCCGATTTAATAATATAAAAGGATATCTTCTTTCCCTGGCGAATCCATTAACGGTAGATTGGAAAGGAGCGGTCCCCTATGGAATCAGCCATTCAAAGGGTAGGACAGATCGGCATCCCTGTTCAAGAAATCGAACGGGCTGTACGCTTTTACAAAGAAAAACTCGGTCTCCCCCTCTTGTTCAGCACCGGCAGCATGGCCTTTTTTGACTGTGAAGGCTTGAGGCTCATGCTGACCTTGCCGGAAAAAGAAGCGTTTGGTCATCCAAGCTCGGTTATCTATTTCACGGTTAAAGATATCCGAAAAGCTTATGAAGATTTACAGCAAAAGAGCGTTGTATTTATTGATGAGCCGCATGTGGTCGCTAAAATGGGAAATACGGAGACATGGATGACTTTTTTTAAGGACGGAGAAGGAAATACACATGCT contains these protein-coding regions:
- a CDS encoding DUF1761 domain-containing protein produces the protein MLSFVIAWVLVVFLGPERNAAIGASAGFMAGLFWVAAAMGITYLFERKPVKFFLINAGYHVVTFTLIGFILDVWR
- a CDS encoding glutaredoxin family protein — encoded protein: MSQVIVYSTQNCVECDIVKQMLKENNIDFEVRDVMSSREYQKEVEGFGIMGVPVTVFEGEAVKGMNPELQTLVEKIKQTQ
- the tenA gene encoding thiaminase II, yielding MSFTKQLREEADPLFQKVYEHPFVQGIRNETLEKEQLIHYVKQDYEYLNAMIQTRALTMAKCTTREEMTLLNEGIGFILNDETHPHNNFCSVAGVSFEDLQGQPLAPVAHHYSQFMMQTASNGTLGEALAAALPCPWIYLDIGERMIKEINHNKNHLFFDWIAFYGAQEMPRINQTTEWLDELAEKAGHEEREKMRSHFLTACRLEYMFFDMAYHKHDWPI
- a CDS encoding VOC family protein, encoding MESAIQRVGQIGIPVQEIERAVRFYKEKLGLPLLFSTGSMAFFDCEGLRLMLTLPEKEAFGHPSSVIYFTVKDIRKAYEDLQQKSVVFIDEPHVVAKMGNTETWMTFFKDGEGNTHAFISEIKAK
- a CDS encoding tetratricopeptide repeat protein, which translates into the protein MNQIDEGKQHHRMREWKKAIACYETYIKESKGTAPDQVFQLLARALRFNGHPKRSLTVIQQGLNQFPESETLLVELHQHYDFTAEWKKAKSVAKKLVKSDPGKPDYLFRMGRTYSFLDDYSKARQTYKKALERKHLTSFSSLIEKIEDSFPDSSSSYTSHYRYVDGINNFGAIFHENAHHRYFTKISSLTGKKNGAAREESFYMEVCSDFPELKALVPGFVNTRHLDGLSYLTIEMINATPSDKKHAQQAVRASHKLTRVSYNDIKQLEHRIEVLEEERRYMKTFG